A window of the Theileria parva strain Muguga chromosome 2, complete sequence, whole genome shotgun sequence genome harbors these coding sequences:
- a CDS encoding Zinc finger CCCH domain-containing protein 11: MAGGNAKQQKAQQKALEKQKQKIVEDKTFGLKNKKSKSVQKYIKSVQQQITGQPPKDSDKYIAQQNKEKEEKNRIMQQKALIASLFKTTETVKQVSMESQKLYEPKQSRMDQKIDIYLDQRIQRSKEDDNMSNWDITTLEGVVQQKNTNACTTDIICKYFLQAVESKKYGWFWVCPNGGDDCKYRHCLPPGFVLASDVPQEVVDDEETLEEMIERQRRELPPGGEMVTEESFKRWKEEKEKGRLDELKDKVTKDSTTQLTGKDLFTFNPNLFMDDEGAADDFDYDEDIDLDELIRENEESLTKGNVLPDDVTESLKTLSL; encoded by the exons ATGGCGGGAGGAAATGCCAAGCAACAGAAGGCCCAGCAAAAGGCTCTGGAAAAACAAAAGCAGAAAATCGTGGAGGATAAGACTTTTGgcctaaaaaataaaaaaagcAAATCAGTACaaaa ATACATAAAGAGTGTACAGCAGCAGATAACTGGGCAACCTCCTAAGGATAGTGACAAGTACATAGCTCAGCAAAACAAAGAAAAGGAGGAAAAGAATAGAATCATGCAACAAAAAGCTCTAATCGCATCCCTTTTTAAAA CTACGGAGACTGTGAAGCAAGTGAGTATGGAATCCCAGAAGCTTTACGAGCCTAAACAGTCGAGGATGGATCAGAAAATCGATATTTACTTAGATCAACGTATTCAAAGATCTAAAGAAG ATGACAATATGAGTAATTGGGATATAACAACTCTAGAAGGTGTAGTTCAACAAAAAAACACTAACGCTTGTACAACTGATATCATCTGTAAATACTTCTTGCAAGCAGTTGAGTCCAAG AAATATGGCTGGTTTTGGGTTTGTCCAAATGGCGGTGATGATTGTAAATACAGGCATTGTCTTCCTCCAG GATTTGTGTTGGCTAGTGATGTGCCACAAGAAGTGGTTGATGACGAGGAAACTCTGGAAGAAATGATAGAACGACAG AGGAGAGAACTTCCTCCTGGAGGAGAAATGGTAACTGAGGAATCATTTAAGCGTTGGAAGGAAGAAAAGGAGAAGGGTCGCTTGGACGAACTAAAGGACAAAGTAACTAAGGATTCAACAACGCAGTTGACAGGGAAGGACCTATTCACCTTTAATCCAAACCTGTTCATGGACGATGAAGGAGCTGCAGACGATTTCGACTACGACGAAGATATCGATCTCGACGAACTAATTAGAGAAAATGAAGAGAGTTTAACAAAAGGAAATGTACTTCCAGATGAT GTAACGGAATCTCTGAAAACACTTTCATTGTGA
- a CDS encoding eukaryotic translation initiation factor 2 subunit beta, with the protein MGKLSDVTSEKSPKDSPEEEVTDKLNNMGLKPETQDPKPADAKDSPPKFNFGEKKKKRTVDAGDSPKTEIIDGTGQVFVKGHVYPYEELLARIQSMINANNPDLSGSKRYTIKPPQVVRVGSKKVAWINFRDICSIMGRSMDHVHQFVLAELGTEGSIAGDGQLVLKGKYGPKNIESLLRKYITEYVTCSMCKSPNTTMERDCRARLFTQHCEACGANRSVNPIKNGFHALNRGERRKAKV; encoded by the exons ATGGGAAAATTGAGTGATGTGACATCTGAG AAGTCCCCCAAGGACTCTCCAGAGGAGGAAGTTAcagataaattaaataatatggGTTTAAAACCAGAGACCCAAGATCCAAAACCTGCTG ATGCAAAGGATTCTCCTCCAAAGTTTAATTTTGGTgaaaaaaagaaaaaaagAACAGTTGATGCCGGAG ATTCTCCTAAAACTGAGATAATTGATGGAACTGGACAGGTTTTCGTTAAAGGACACGTTTACCCATATGAAGAG TTGCTGGCAAGAATACAATCTATGATTAACGCCAATAATCCTGATCTGAGTGGAAGCAAGAGATACACAATCAAGCCGCCTCAAGTTGTTAGAGTTGGCTCAAAGAAAGTCGCATGGATTAATTTTCGTGATATCTGCTCCAT AATGGGAAGAAGCATGGATCATGTGCATCAATTCGTATTAGCCGAACTAGGAACTGAAGGTTCAATTGCTGGTGACGGGCAGCTAGTTTTAAAAGGAAAGTATGGACCAAAAAATATCGAAAGCCTTCTAAGGAAATATATCA cTGAGTATGTGACGTGCTCAATGTGTAAAAGCCCGAACACTACTATGGAAAGAGATTGTAGAGCAAGGTTATTTACCCAGCATTGCGAAGCCTGTGGAGCCAACAGATCAGTTAATCCAATTAAAAACGGCTTCCACGCACTCAATCGTGGCGAACGCAGAAAAGCTAAAgtttaa
- a CDS encoding Spc97 / Spc98 family protein, which yields MNHFVQPLFGDLENFDPECVGSTKHFQILDSNYLDSITKTGRLYKKLKNFCDGLPNLDYSSELSFIFTNNGKLNIDSESDSSVEFYSHNTHPRDFIENTDKIIEIDTNFEEITDELIEIDNNLNTKNELVTSSYYLSCFANSIKSYLNEYRNYLTNLRNGTHSPVSLTTLSNFIDNQFKLLQLLYNIIVQYEYKSLKYKDTFAKFKCLLEILYQDNPDEFINIVNSKLRYDLLGLLKSQLTYWLVYGKLIDPFGEFVISSPESDNPGLNSKSPNFFINDLLTYTPITSSSESNHFLLINNIVYHSRINNNVTFGPVNYNTANTILMIGKIIPIVNYLNKNGLKTKVLKRLIDDCIFNYWNEVTLDTEKFSSAIESYRLHISTLLWDVYNPKYNILNKIRMLKGIYFLFNESLYDKFFEQSYDIMAMDFGDNELKSVNKSFTTLFNRLKDDMSGENREENQNSDKFELIKCVNHFNINSSFKLINDIKFIKGCYELGNESGIWYSDLIYITNGFNMNFIIGLQLVDQYRRFSVVLSPKIFNSVNGRSYNEYRTVNNKCLSISFRINPLNSANLTVCIDIMLNHDNGSECDNKYTKTLLSRMESVFEYKESNLKLGIELMFKRNSFKVFLKSVDDEFCFPDNYSPHNNLSNNLNNYFPNDLSSDLCFLSQSDSLDNEYNSSVNDVESVVDGTNSTKSTEDEKFYDVANDSIDLKTEINQQDVIELLKLVSDFSYIGIVHHSTKDKDLNNSTPKLNHDGIDNNIKILSWNYYSINYDTLNYNKPQNNLSNVSNSNPVPFNYDGSDNWVNIILYYKCKDINFINVRPYYQPFQILFNIKRIVYGLENKFLIDYKLRTSYTEKKSASIHSERRLLLRKILAFRHYLHSRLSLLLSSLYSLVIVPNFQELESFMNDSNDFLQIIHKHDEYITKIQRKFMCNERVVHSFIQSLDVCLKFTQMFDKFNEFPELSDEKVYQFSTSIDQFRSTFEDNFALVKSNYNLI from the exons ATGAATCATTTCGTTCAGCCTCTATTTGGGGATTTGGAGAATTTTGACCCTGAATGTGTTGGTTCTACTAAGCATTTTCAGATTCTCGACAGCAATTATCTCGATTCAATAACTAAAACAGGCCGtttatacaaaaaattaaagaacTTTTGTGATGGCTTGCCAAACCTTGATTACTCCTCTGAATTGTCATTCATATTCACCAATAATGGCAAATTAAACATTGATTCTGAATCAGATTCATCGGTAGAGTTTTACTCCCATAACACACATCCACGTGATTTTATCGAAAATACcgataaaataattgaaattgATACCAATTTTGAGGAAATTACAGATGAACTTATTGAaatagataataatttaaatactaAGAATGAATTGGTGACAAGttcatattatttaagTTGTTTTGCAAATTCTATAAAGTCATATTTGAATGAATACAGGAACTACTTGACTAACCTCAGAAATGGCACACATTCACCAGTGTCACTAACAACTTTGTCAAATTTTATAGATAACCAGTTTAAACTTCTACAActtttatacaatattatcgTACAG tatGAATACAAATCACTGAAATATAAAGATACATTTGCGAAGTTTAAGTGTTTACTGGAGATTTTGTACCAAGATAACCCTGatgaatttataaatattgtaaattcGAAGTTAAGATATGATTTACTAGGATTATTAAAGTCACAACTTACATACTGGCTTGTATATGGTAAGCTTATTGACCCATTTGGGGAGTTTGTTATATCATCACCTGAGTCTGACAATCCAGGTTTGAACAGTAAGTCTccaaattttttcattaatgATTTGTTAACATATACACCCATCACCAGTTCTTCTGAATCTAATCATTTCCTCCTCATTAATAACATAGTGTATCACTCaagaataaataacaatGTAACATTTGGCCCTGTAAACTATAATACCGCTAATACTATTCTCATGataggtaaaataattccAATAGTAAACTATCTGAATAAAAACGGTTTAAAAACCAAAGTACTTAAAAGACTTATTGATGACtgtatatttaattattggAATGAAGTGACTTTAGATACTGAGAAATTCAGTTCAGCCATAGAAAGTTATAggttacacatttctacaCTGTTATGGGATGTTTATAATCCCAAGTATAACatattgaataaaataaggATGTTAAAGGGCATTTATTTCCTTTTCAACGAGTCACTATATGACAAATTCTTTGAACAATCGTACGACATAATGGCTATGGACTTTGGTGATAACGAGTTAAAATCTGTTAATAAGTCTTTTACAACCTTATTTAATCGTCTTAAAGATGATATGAGTGGTGAAAACAGGGAAGAAAATCAAAATtctgataaatttgaactAATCAAGTGCGTAAATCactttaatataaattcatCATTCAAACTGATTAATGATATAAA GTTTATTAAAGGATGTTATGAACTTGGAAATGAAAGTGGTATTTGGTATTCTGACCTCATTTATATAACGAATGGATTTAATATGAATTTCATTATTGGCCTTCAATTGGTCGATCAGTACAGACGATTTTCAGTGGTCTTATCccctaaaatttttaattctgTTAATGGTAGAAGTTATAATGAATATAGAACAGTAAATAACAAGTGTTTGTCGATTAGTTTTAGGATTAATCCTTTAAATTCTGCCAATCTAACAGTCTGCATTGATATTATGCTAAATCACGACAATGGCTCTGAATGTGACAATAAATACACTAAAACGTTACTCAGTAGAATGGAGAGTGTTTTTGAATATAAAGAATCTAACTTAAAGTTGGGAATTGAACTAATGTTCAAAAGAAACAGCTTTAAAGTGTTTCTTAAATCTGTAGATGACGAGTTTTGCTTTCCAGATAACTACTCACctcataataatttgtcaaataatttaaacaattatttccCTAATGATTTGTCTAGTGATTTATGTTTTCTCTCACAGTCTGATTCACTTGACAATGAATACAATAGTAGTGTTAATGACGTTGAAAGTGTTGTTGATGGAACAAATTCAACTAAAAGTACTGAAGATGAAAAATTCTATGACGTGGCTAATGACTCTATTGATTTGAAGACTGAGATTAATCAACAGGACGTTATCGAACTACTTAAGCTAGTTTCAGATTTCTCATACATTGGAATTGTCCACCATTCTACTAAGGATAaggatttaaataattcaacGCCCAAATTAAATCATGATGGAATTGATAATAACATAAAAATACTATCATGGAACTATTATAGCATTAATTATGATACATTGAATTATAACAAACCACAAAACAATTTATCCAATGTAAGTAATTCAAATCCAGTACCTTTTAACTACGATGGTTCTGATAATTGGGTTAATATCATATTATACTACAAATGCAAAgacatcaattttattaatgtCAGACCTTACTATCAACCATTTCAAATCTTATTCAACATCAA GAGAATTGTGTATGGCCTTGAAAACAAATTTCTAATTGATTATAAATTAAGGACTAGTTATACTGAGAAGAAAAGTGCTTCAATCCACTCTGAACGAAGATTATTACTTAGGAAGATTTTAGCGTTCAGGCATTACCTCCACAGTAGACTGTCTCTTCTACTATCTAGTCTTTACTCGCTTGTAATTGTTCCAAATTTCCAAGAACTCGAATCTTTCATGAATGACTCTAATGactttttacaaattattcataaaCACGACGAATATATAACAAAAATACAAAG GAAATTTATGTGTAATGAGCGTGTGGTTCATTCATTTATCCAGTCCTTGGATGTTTGCTTGAAGTTCACTCAGAtgtttgataaatttaatgagttTCCTGAACTCAGTGATGAAAAGGTTTATCAATTCTCAACTTCAATCGATCAATTCAG GAGTACATTTGAGGATAATTTTGCTTTAGTGAAAAGTAACTATAAtctaatataa
- the rpmB gene encoding Ribosomal L28 family protein — MLEIFTNLFYILKKDIKKPCLKPKSSQVRHHRIVGRGGGVFRLNKRTKLPAKPIVLPYRRCMLLGKMDNTKAMQISHSGVKTRKPQKLNLHWKRIWHPLKKYFIRLRITMRGLKTIKRLGIVEAARRFHLNIDDPKLFAGYANLKQKDPEPTTETVTTSVPSTVSTEVT; from the exons ATg TTGGAAATATTCACGAATTTGTTCTATATTCTGAAAAAAGACATAAAGAAGCCATGTTT GAAACCAAAGTCTAGCCAAGTTAGGCATCACAGAATAGTTGGTAGGGGAGGTGGAGTTTTTAGGCTTAATAAGCGCACTAAATTACCTGCCAAACCGATAGTTCTTCCGTATCGGAG ATGTATGCTATTGGGGAAGATGGACAATACAAAGGCTATGCAGATAAGCCATTCAGGAGTGAAAACTCGTAAGCCTCAgaagttaaatttacattgGAAAAGGATTTGGCATCCTTTGAAGAAGTACTTTATAAGACTTAGGATTACGATGCGTGGCcttaaaacaattaaaagACTCGGAATCGTTGAAGCGGCCAGGAGATTTCACCTAAATATCGACGACCCGAAGTTATTTGCAGGCTACGCTAATCTTAAGCAAAA GGATCCTGAACCTACTACTGAAACTGTTACTACTAGTGTTCCATCTACCGTTAGCACTGAAGTTacctaa
- a CDS encoding putative integral membrane protein, with product MAQSKKFAFPKNSHLKLSELNTKNLLLLLLVTDACLVLAGFVGFTVITRVFGNFSFSAFKSVVFDVNVLLGKKCPFTGLRTMPNLSLPSVYAVLVFYALLVPFGLFFNFLLVKHVLRNKKKTH from the exons ATGGCGCAATCCAAAAAA tTTGCTTTCCCTAAAAATTCGCACTTGAAGCTTTCTGAGTTGAACACTAAGAATTTATTGCTTCTTTTGCTCGTTACTGATGCCTGTCTTGTCTTGGCGGGTTTTGTGGGTTTTACTGTGATCACTCGTGTTTTCGgcaatttttcatttagtGCTTTCAAATCGGTGGTCTTCGACGTCAACGTTCTTCTCGGAAAGAAATGCCCGTTCACCGGCCTTAGGACCATGCCGAACCTTTCCCTACCTTCTGTTTACGCCGTTCTTGTTTTCTACGCTCTTCTTGTTCCCTTCGGACTATTCTTCAACTT tTTACTTGTCAAACATGTATTGAGGAACAAGAAAAAaacacactaa
- the PARN gene encoding CAF1 family ribonuclease family protein: MLTKPLFSTGFYSILHKPNRNVYKKLFSTLIFTNKLSQNKASEHHSGSLHIHLNYQNGRNSSDFNYNLIKCGDSTLNYKNHFSTRSNVTTKPLWDLHSVIITELIERSDFVALDVEYTGLHVKDERFIGVDKCYESHSLGAKKFIPCQIGLTMAKYENNIWNLTTTSLFTIPSEGKSFSVNMSTLNFLKDNNFDFNSWIRNGITHLTPKEEEERKSLIVSKLHQIRLNLQNLSNSNIENNGRNTNNMNTEYDVSSIKDLEDRRVVEQMIERINKWIVDEGDEGRKPLEFEVESAFLRLLMHSVISIKYPNLYSNSSQRNGVRCVVVYKTQMELLEEERKVLEEELEAINKQIGLRTLFDTVSKNNKILVGHNCFYDILHIYQTFYGDLPENVEDFKKKWVQVFPTIFDTKYISEYYHQFTPHTTLKSLYNSFLPNQNGFNRVKISSLGKSGMVSGYGDVINEGEKEHEAGYDSLMTAIVFIRQLETVIKSKNSSLNNLINAYLDTSNTPNGMGKVIRNIFGEIMNSVRLVKCQPSVINMNNEEDMSKHFYMFGFPNVWKKWEIMKIWSPLWVSISWIDETSCWIIAKNSEDVKNINLIYKMMKNPQFKLYNYGQYLEKMNQSTV, translated from the coding sequence ATGTTAACAAAACCCCTTTTCTCCACTGGATTCtacagtattttacacaaacCTAATAgaaatgtatataaaaaattgttttcTACTTTGATTTTTACCAATAAGTTATCCCAAAATAAAGCTTCAGAACACCATTCTGGCTCTCTACAcattcatttaaattatcaaaatgGACGTAATTCATctgattttaattataatttaataaagtgTGGAGATTctactttaaattataaaaaccATTTTTCGACTCGATCAAATGTAACTACCAAACCACTATGGGACCTACACAGCGTAATAATTACAGAGTTAATTGAGAGATCAGATTTTGTGGCTTTGGACGTAGAATATACTGGACTGCATGTTAAGGATGAGCGTTTTATAGGTGTTGATAAGTGCTATGAGTCCCACTCTTTGGGAGCTAAAAAGTTCATTCCCTGTCAAATCGGACTAACAATGGCTAAATATGAGAATAATATCTGGAATCTAACAACGACGTCATTGTTTACAATCCCATCAGAAGGGAAGAGTTTTTCAGTTAACATGTCAACACTTAACTTCTTAAAGGATAACAATTTCGACTTTAACAGTTGGATAAGGAATGGAATAACCCATCTGACACCCAAGGAAGAGGAGGAAAGGAAATCGTTAATAGTATCAAAACTCCATCAGATACGGTTAAACTTACAGAATTTGTCTAATTCtaatattgaaaataatggCAGGAACACTAACAATATGAATACAGAATATGATGTTAGTAGTATAAAGGACTTAGAGGATAGAAGAGTGGTGGAGCAAATGATAgaaagaataaataaatggaTAGTAGATGAAGGTGATGAGGGGAGAAAACCGCTAGAATTTGAGGTTGAAAGCGCCTTTTTAAGGCTTTTAATGCACTCTGTAATCTCAATTAAGTACCCGAATTTGTATAGCAATTCCTCTCAGAGGAATGGCGTTAGATGTGTTGTAGTTTATAAAACTCAGATGGAACTATTAGAAGAGGAGCGAAAAGTGTTAGAAGAGGAACTAGAGGCTATAAATAAGCAAATCGGACTCAGAACACTTTTTGACACGGTTtccaaaaataataaaatccTTGTAGGCCATAACTGTTTTTACgacattttacacatttatcaAACTTTCTACGGAGATTTGCCAGAAAACGTAGAGGACTTCAAGAAGAAGTGGGTTCAAGTTTTTCCAACAATTTTTGATACCAAGTATATTTCAGAATATTACCACCAGTTCACACCTCACACAACCTTAAAATCCCTATATAATTCATTTCTACCAAATCAAAACGGTTTTAACAGAGTTAAGATAAGTTCACTGGGCAAGAGCGGGATGGTTAGTGGATATGGAGATGTGATAAATGAGGGAGAAAAGGAACATGAAGCCGGATATGACAGTTTAATGACGGCAATAGTATTTATACGTCAACTCGAGACGGTaattaagagtaaaaatagtTCATTAAACAACTTAATTAATGCTTACCTGGACACATCTAACACTCCAAACGGAATGGGAAAGGTAATAAGGAACATATTTGGAGAAATAATGAATTCAGTTCGGCTGGTGAAGTGCCAGCCTTCagtaataaatatgaaCAATGAAGAGGATATGTCAAAGCACTTTTATATGTTTGGGTTTCCAAACGTGTGGAAAAAGTGggaaattatgaaaatatgGTCGCCACTCTGGGTTTCAATTTCATGGATAGATGAAACCTCCTGCTGGATAATAGCTAAAAACTCGGAGGATGTCAAGAACATTAATTTGATCTACAAAATGATGAAGAATCCACAGTTCAAACTGTATAATTATGGACAATATTTGGAAAAAATGAATCAATCCACGGTTTAA